A window of Ananas comosus cultivar F153 linkage group 4, ASM154086v1, whole genome shotgun sequence contains these coding sequences:
- the LOC109709058 gene encoding uncharacterized protein LOC109709058, whose translation MLPPRRSRWTPRLRWRSGASSRSGMGLGFRVADSMPQSRMPRQRPRPQLPSVCSSKWYREVESCLRTHESTIFISYDVYPHGKICYSGHMTIGLKVPDLSSILPIFS comes from the exons ATGCTTCCCCCAAGGAGATCAAGGTGGACACCAAGGCTGAGATGGAGATCGGGTGCTTCAAGTCGAAGCGGAATGGGATTAGGGTTTCGAGTAGCGGATTCGATGCCGCAATCACGAATGCCAAGGCAACGCCCTCGACCTCAATTGCCAAGTGT GTGCAGCAGCAAGTGGTATCGGGAGGTGGAGAGTTGTCTGCGCACTCATGAGTCAACAATTTTTATTAGTTATGATGTTTATCCTCATG GTAAAATCTGCTACTCTGGACACATGACTATCGGTTTAAAGGTCCCAGATCTCTCCTCCATCTTGCCCATTTTTTCTTGA